In Apium graveolens cultivar Ventura chromosome 10, ASM990537v1, whole genome shotgun sequence, the following are encoded in one genomic region:
- the LOC141693857 gene encoding uncharacterized protein LOC141693857: protein MSIPSQSNADNEQEQNSVPPYHHPCPPSDELFDVSTTVDPSYVISLIRKLLPPCSSSSILTRKNEDKTCDSVVVESGGECLVEGGLSKLENEVADVCNDEYESMDTVNAVGEVLGHDARGERSSSQDKHEVALVGEKAWEEYGCVLWDLAANETHAELMVQNLVLEVLLANLSVFQSPRVTEISLGIIGNLACHEILRNNITSTERLIETIVEQLFLDDIPCLSEACRLVTLCLQGIEGLQWAEAIQPENVLSRILWIAENTLNPQLLEKSVGMLLAVLECQTEVRSLLLPGLMKLGLPTILINLLAFEMSKLMGERAPERYPVTDLVLRTAEALSVEDYSEELCSSKELFRLLIDLIKLPDKIEVANCCVTAAILMANMLSDTAGLVMEISQDLLFLGCLLDIFPFASDDAEARNAIWSIISILLLQFQDVEVTPAVLQQHVSVLVSNSDLIKEELFDHELEDSNINHESSSDHAVPNSRITALSTICHLLSQWRMLKNRGNGNNITEQDYDDKDVDKLLECCYRFVK from the exons ATGTCGATACCGTCGCAATCAAACGCCGACAACGAGCAAGAACAAAATTCAGTCCCACCTTATCATCATCCTTGTCCACCTTCTGACGAG CTATTTGACGTTTCGACAACAGTTGATCCTAGTTATGTAATATCCCTGATACGGAAACTTTTACCTCCTTGCTCTTCTAGTAGTATCTTGACTCGTAAAAATGAGGATAAAACATGTGATTCTGTGGTAGTAGAGTCGGGAGGGGAATGTTTGGTAGAAGGTGGATTATCGAAGCTGGAAAATGAAGTGGCGGATGTGTGTAATGATGAATATGAATCTATGGATACGGTAAATGCAGTTGGTGAGGTTCTTGGTCATGATGCACGTGGTGAGAGGTCTTCTAGTCAAGATAAGCATGAGGTTGCATTAGTGGGCGAGAAAGCCTGGGAAGAGTATGGATGTGTTTTGTGGGACCTTGCAGCGAATGAAACACATGCTGAACTTATG GTTCAGAACCTGGTCCTTGAAGTTCTTTTGGCCAACCTATCGGTTTTTCAATCTCCACGTGTTACT GAAATAAGCCTTGGGATTATTGGAAACCTTGCTTGCCATGAAATTCTGCGGAACAATATAACTAGTACAGAGCGATTGATAGAAACAATTGTTGAACAGTTGTTTTTAGATGACATCCCATGCCTTTCTGAAGCTTGCAG GTTAGTGACTTTGTGTTTACAAGGTATTGAAGGTCTTCAATGGGCTGAGGCAATACAACCTGAAAACGTTTTATCCCGCATTTTATGGATTGCAGAAAACACGTTGAATCCACAACTTTTAGAAAAG AGTGTAGGTATGTTGTTAGCTGTATTAGAATGTCAGACAGAAGTAAGATCTCTTCTTCTACCTGGATTGATGAAGTTGGGTCTTCCCACAATTCTGATTAATTTGTTGGCCTTTGAGATGAGCAAATTAATGGGAGAACGAGCACCTGAAAG GTATCCTGTTACCGATTTGGTACTGCGGACAGCTGAAGCCCTTTCTGTTGAGGATTATTCAGAAGAACTCTGTTCAAGTAAGGAGCTATTTCGGCTGCTCATTGACTTGATCAAACTTCCTGATAAAATTGAG GTCGCCAATTGCTGTGTTACTGCTGCTATATTGATGGCAAATATGCTAAGTGATACAGCTGGCTTAGTCATGGAGATATCACAGG ATTTGCTTTTCTTAGGATGTTTGCTTGATATATTTCCCTTTGCTTCGGATGATGCTGAGGCACGAAATGCAATATGGAGCATTATATCAATATTATTGCTTCAGTTTCAAGATGTTGAAGTGACCCCAGCAGTTTTGCAGCAGCATGTTTCAGTTTTAGTAAGTAATTCAGATCTTATCAAAGAGGAACTCTTTGATCATGAGCTTGAGGACTCTAACATAAATCACGAGAGCTCAAGTGATCACGCTGTACCAAATTCCAGAATCACCGCA CTAAGCACAATATGTCATCTTTTAAGCCAATGGAGAATGCTAAAGAATCGTGGCAATGGAAATAATATCACAGAACAAGATTACGATGATAAAGATGTTGACAAATTGCTAGAGTGCTGCTATAGGTTTGTTAAGTAA